Below is a genomic region from Miscanthus floridulus cultivar M001 chromosome 1, ASM1932011v1, whole genome shotgun sequence.
tgggcgctcccgcactactacggcgtggagctccataacttcaatcccaactccatcgcttaggcggctatctttgttgtcgtctatgaggggtatttggggattgctctccattgggagttgtggctccacctattctgggcggggcacactaccaagccgacAGGTACGTTAGGTaagaggaaggcgatgagggccggcggctgcactctccaggtgcgccaggaccgccagcacctctacatcccggcctagctcgcgtcctccaaccgacggtggtacacgagctggttctaccttcgtaatgATGACAGAGGACTTCTCccttacactgggcggattgtggggagctaccCAGAAAgatggaagtggggcgtcccaaaggacgaccagcccaagctggagccgctcctggaggggctagcCAGGCTGCAGGGCCAAggcctcaccgtggctgtggtcgtggccgccttccaccgccggagggtgctgccgctgatggctcagcgaCGGTGACTGtttgagatgaggccgggtgaacccatggagggcatccggatgtcctcctccgccctctccgatgaggaaattctacGTCGGGTGGGAGAGACAGTAGAGGCGAAGTTGAAGGGTGGCAACTTGCCCCCCTTCAcgatgcgaccgtcgcgggggttcctatcgctggtaagtcgtgtacCGCTGTAGCCTCCGAGTCTCCTCAGTCCCCCCTTACCCCTTGTCCCCCTATGCGTGTTTGTCGTTCctttaggggatgagggacgtgcgctcctctccgccacccgttcccgaggacgtggggcggcgggcgatcaaccacgCTCACGCCGATGCacagaagaagaaaaaggacgccaaggcggtgaagcgcacgaagcacatcctcacACGCGAGGagttggataagcgccgccgtcaacaatggaaggatggtctcccgttggaggaatccccatcgacgtcattgtcgacggaggcctcggacgggaacaacaagggcgagggagggcgaggtcccctggaccaccttcctgacatcgtggaggtggcgcccgaGGTGTCGGtgagcagcccggcacccccgagAGGGGGAGGAGAAGCGAACCCAGGGCCGACGGTTGTCCGctctggggccgaggccgacacacccaaggcgtgggcgttaggcaaacgcgccatcAGCTCGGTAGGCTCAGTGGccatggtggagcaggtggcggtggaggtggaggcaACACCACCGCCCttgcagaggaccgaaggggcgtcgGGGTCCACTGAAGACCAACCGGCGCTGATGGATACGGAGGcaacgcctctgccgccgcctccaccgctgtggatgaggtttgccgtgacgaagcggttgccgccccattCAAGGCAAATGTGTtcttggcagggtcatagtgccttccgttcgcttttttggtctcgcgctgaccctgtaggttaattttccttagtcggaagcggcctgtggACGACCTTCCCTTGGCgtcccttaaggcgcttaaggcaagccctggctcctccgcccactgggtggcggaggcacaagccgccatccattGTGGCGCGGCATCGGTGAGGGTCGACCTAAAAgaaccggccgcccaaggaggggctaccgaggtggcccctacacagacgagggaggggACGCTTCCGTCCCACGGGGGCGAGGCTCCCAAGTCGGATGGGGCCGACATGCCCTTGGATGCCAAGGCCCCTAGGGTCTCCGAGGTTGAGGCAACGGAGGATGGGCCACCCGAGACTACTGAGACCGCAGTGGCCACGGGCGGTGTTTTTGGATCCTctaaggccacgatggcggaggctggagccccgaggctgtcggggccataattgcggaggccggagcccccgagatcaccaaggccaTCGTAATGGCGGTGGGGCCATCCGTCCAGGAGgcagagatgaaggcggcggaggcctcggtggcgcccttggctCAGGGGCTGTCGTTGCTGCGAGAGAGCGCCcgagaggcggaggtctatccgatctcttcCGACGATACCTCCTGggcacgggaggtggtcgacgccgaggatgccggtgccgtggaacagccggcgccGATCTTGGACAAGGGAAGTTCAGCCCTCATGTGGGCGCGACCCAAGCCTTGCGGGTGGGACCACCCATGGgtactgtggtggagccgggatgaccctaagggggagcctctgttcgccctcgaggacacagCCGAGGGCGGGTGctagggcaccttcgagcaataccgccagctggcggagcgttCGCTACGGATggccctgtccgtggtggccgacgaactgcccggagtcgcccaggtttgcgttttcctttctcgcgtgacgTCGTTCTTTTCTTGGTTTTGTCACAACCGACGACCTCTGTTCTGCTTCCTCAGGAGCtcaagacccggtcccttgggaagtcggtctttcttcgatgggagaggggcatctgggaccagcttcagcggcagaagggccttcttgccgatgctaacaaGCTTTTGTTGGcgcgaagcgcggaggtggaggacctccgccttcactATGCTgacacgaaggtcgaggcggccacggcccagacgcagctcgcccctttggcggcgtgggtcaaggagctagaggaggagcttacccgtgcggtcagcgatcgggatgccttctgGTCCTGGGccgaagaagcgatggcctcAGGCAAGGCCCTCACCGGGTAGCTAGGGGTAGAGGAGAGTGCACACCAGCTGACCAAAGgtgctctgaacgaggcccttgctgtggttgaggcctcgcaaatcgaggctgtggttttgaaggggacggtcgagggtgagttccagtccccttgtATTGTTTCCTTTTCCATATGTTCGCTCCCTGACTTCCCTGTATGATGCAGAGCTGggaagtgaagcttccagggcggccgaggcctctcgggtcgaggcccagcggttgaaggagaaggccgaggcctgttAGGCCAAGACCCgatgctgggagcagaaggccaagggtgagttccgtaggcttccatccctaacttaggttgttcttTCTCTTGCtcaacctcattccattttccacggtgcagagtcagaggcggagatcaTTCGGGTTGCCAAGGCTTCTAGCACGGTGCAGATGGTGCTCGAgaccaagatcggggagcacgaggcactgaaacgtgctgccctttccacctgcgaggccttggaggtcgagggggttcagtcagacagctcccttgggagccgcttgattgcgctgagccgCCAGATGCGCGAGTGGCTCCGAGGGGTGCTGCACACAGGTGTCAAGTGGGcattggccgtcatctcctctcactaccttggcgtcgacctctcggccatcagtgatggctatgttctgtctgatgatgacgaggaagcCGACGCAGcggtcatgaagctgatggaggtggcggaAGGCCTTGGCACGGTGCTGgcaacgctcttcgaagaggaggtggttcctcccctaccatatgccagtgctgaaggccctgagccttgatctgggccccaggggctacgtaaaaatagaataggggttatttttgtatcgtaacgcttgtggccgtcgaggcctttatttttgaagtatttgtgtttcttagttgtttttcttatgtttccgagcctctgccctctgttgctcctgatcggatctcgtttgcaaaacacccccttagggcctaagccgtcccttgagcgagaggtagtgagggagtgccgtagcctagaggcgtaggctgtctcatgactctaccggcctcttgcttaggaaacagaccttggtccaaggagtttttacaactgatttgtcagagcctgctagggacttggcgtaggaatttttgcgaaaaacaactgaagaatggtgcgtgggacctaggggacacctaggggggtcccctatctagcccccgagggaggcttggttctgccgaggcagaaccaagtttcccttgccgtgttactgtattgccgagGCCTACGATGGGCTCAGGGGGTTCTCGAAaagttagaccaactaaagaatgcttttaattgtatttcgagaaacgacatatacaatgcttggaaatttagggataaaagcgatgtagctgttctatgttccaagcgttggtgaagacttcacccttctcgttggccagcttgtaggtcccgggctttagcacttgggcgatgatgtacggtccttcccatggcggggtcagcttgtggtgacccttgttgctctatgctagcctcaacaccaggtcgcctaccttcaagtcttggcctcggacgcgtcaggcctgatagcgccataggctctgctggtatttggccgagtgtagtaatgcgacatctcgggcttcctccaattgatcaagggcgtcctctcgggtggtgcggttactttgtttgttataggcttgcagcctcggggaaccatattccaagtcagtggggaggatggcttcggccccatagactaggaagaaaggtgtgaatcccaTGGCTTGGCTTgtagtgttcctcaggctccagatgaccgacgggagttcggcgagccatttcttgccaaactttttcaagtggttgtgaatccttggcttgaggccttgtaggatcatgccgttggcacgctctacttggccgttggtccttaggtgtcctacggccgaccaggccacacagatgtggtggtcgtcgcaaaacatcaggaactttttgccggtgaactgcgtcccgttgtcggtgatgatggtgttgggaccccaaacctgtggataatatcagtgaagaatagcactacctgcttggatttgattcgattgatcggacgagcctcgatccatttggagaacttatcgattgacaccagaagatgggtgtagcccctgggggctttttgtagaggcccgaccatgtcgagcccccacacgacgaacggccatgtgatggggatggtttgcagggccagggctgggatatgtgtctgccgagcgtagtactggcatccttcgcaggagcgtactagcttggtagcgtcggcgatcgccatcggccagtagaacccttggcgaaaaGCGTTCCCTATGAgcatccgaggcgccgcatggtcaTGGTCCGAGGCGCCAAGtctaacaagagcaaggggaggttgtggatgatgagcaggtcatcgtctgcgccacctagctggcaggctagGTGGTAATCGGCAAGCTAGATTTcaaggttggtctcaccgctgtacttcgtgagattggctggttgccagaaccgggcggggaaaagaGCAGCACGGATGGCCCTACTGAAGACCCGGGGGCTTGGCGGTTCAGGGGAAGGGCTACGGTCCTCCCCgctatcgtagcgaccgcctcggtgagGGTGGTAGCCCtaagcgggcccctcattgttgtggcatcgtcgcctgctgaccacctcatggtctccctataCCTCGTGTTGATTGCTGAGGTGGTCTAGaggcacggggaccctgtgggctatcggcgctcggtcgggctcgggatgaGCTGGGACTTCCctgtcctaccgaggcggtgccgtgggcagGTTCGAGGCACCCTCGtgtcgtcgggaggcggaactcttggcctgctgaaccgcggcggtctctaggagatcccggagctcgccgcggacccgccgcccctctgtggtagaaggctcgggcattgtgcGGACTAGCATTGCTGCAgccacgatgttctggctagcgcggttgaagactgggggttgctcactcccttcgtcgtcatggatgcggtggtgcacatcgcgggccctccgtcgggctcccccgctttcgccgcgacctcgctgttcctgtttgagagagtctcgaagctgctgcagaaggagttggtcttgttcgaccttggcctggagctcacagagctgttctaggtctgggcgctaaGGTCGCGCAAGAGCGATGTTCTCATTTCATGCGGCCGGTAGGACGGCGTGTGGAGGTGTGACGGCACCTGTCCtaggcgaagcggggaacggctacctaccCCCTTGTCCTCTTCGCCctccctcggcatcccgagcctgatgtgaaaacactcacgagtggggtcgtaggtgccttcgtTGTCGGAGTCAGAGTatccaaagcagtagtcgcttgcggccaagaactggcgcaaagccccag
It encodes:
- the LOC136470047 gene encoding uncharacterized protein; translated protein: MVEQVAVEVEATPPPLQRTEGASGSTEDQPALMDTEATPLPPPPPLWMRLIFLSRKRPVDDLPLASLKALKASPGSSAHWVAEAQAAIHCGAASVRVDLKEPAAQGGATEVAPTQTREGTLPSHGGEAPKSDGADMPLDAKAPRVSEVEATEDGPPETTETAVATGGVFGSSKATMAEAGAPRLSGP